GAAAAGTTCGCCGAGCCGGCCAGCGTGTGGGCTTCCCTGGTGGGCGACGGATGGAAGTACCCGGACGGCGAACTGCGGTACGCCTGGAAGCTGCTGATGGAGAATCACCCGCACGACTCCATCTGTGGATGCTCGCTGGACGAGGTCCACGACGAGATGATGACGCGCTTTGCGAAGGTGGAGCAGCTCGGGGAAGCGCTCGGAGAGCGGGCATTCCGGCACATTGCCGACCGAGTGGACGTGGATGGGCTGGCGCTGGTGGTGTTCAACCCGCTGACCTGGCCACGCACGGATGTGGTGAGGGCCACCATTGACGTGCCTCTGGGAGAACCCGCGCGAATGGCACCCTTGGCCGATCCGTCCCTGGACTGGGCGGCACTCGAGATCATGGATGCGGACGGCGCGGGCGTGCCTTACACGCTGGTTTCCAGCATCAAGACGACGCGATCGGTCAATCACCCCGAAAGGCTGCCGATGGTCCAGTGGGTTCGGCGCTTCGAGGTGGAGTTCATCGCTTCGGACGTCCCGCCCATGGGGTATCGCGTCTACCGGCTCCGGAAGGCGGAGCGGATGCCGGACTTCGGCCCTCCGATGAACGCGCGGGATCGGGCGTCGGTCTTTGCGGAGACCGGTACTCTGGATGTTTGCCCGGGCAGCTCTCCCGAGCTGACCCTGCTGTCCGACGAAAGCGCCGTCTTCATACCGTCGCTGGCTGCCCTGGAAGATGTGGGAGACGTGGGCGACGAGTACAACTACCGCCGGCCGATCCGGGATGTCCGCATCCTGGCAGATGCTGGAGCCGGGCAACGGCGCTGGCTGGTGGAGGGACCGGTCTCCTGCACGGCGGAGGTGCGCTCTTCCCTACGGCTGCCCGAGTCGGCCTCCTCGGACGGCCTGGGCCGCTCCGAGCGGACGGTGGATTGCCCGGTGTCGTTGAAAGTGCGGGCGTATCGAGGCGTGCCTCGTGTGGAAGTGGAGTTGCAGGTGGAAAATCGAGCCCGCGACCATCGGCTTAGAGCGCTTCTTTCCTCGGGCGCAGAGGGCGCGGAGGCTTCCGTGGCCGGGGGAGCATTCGAAGCGGTCCGGCGCCCCCTGCATCTGCCAGCCGACTGGCCGGCCACTCCCCCGCCGTCTCCTTTCCACCCGATGGACGGCTGGGTGGATGTCTCGAACTCAGGAAAGGGGCTGGCGGTGCTGGTGGACGGCCTGCGCGAATACGAGCTGTGTGACGACGAGGAGCGCACGCTGGGAATCACTTTGCTCCGATGCGTGGGAGTCCTCTCCGGAGGGGAAGAGATCCCTCACGTCCAGCACACTCCCGGTGCGCAGTGCCAGGGAGAACACACGTTCCGGTATGCTCTCTATCCGCACAAGGGCGACTGGCTGCAGGCGAAGGTCTGGCGGCACGCGCTGGATTACCAGACCGGGCTGACGGCCGTGCAGGTGGGCGACCTTGAGCGTTCCCGCTCCATCGAGCGTCCTCTCAGGACGTTGCCTATGGTGCATAGCTTCGTGTCAATATCGGACGACCGGCTTGTGCCCAGCGCGCTGAAACGGGAAGAGAAAGGCGGCGGCCTGGTTCTCCGGTTCTACAACATCACGCAGGAGGAGATCGGCGCCAGGGTGACGGTGGCCGGAGCGAAGCGGGCGTGGCGGAGCAATCTGGCGGAGGAGCGGCTGGAAGAGCTAACGGTGACGGAGGGCGGGGTGCAGTACTGCGCCCGAACAGCGGAGATCGTGACGCTGATCTTCGAAATATGATCCTTCTCAGAAGTGCTTCCAGCCGGGAAGCCGGCGGCACAACACGGATGCCAGGTAATTGCGGACTTCCACCTTGAGACCGGAGCGGCCGGAATGCCGCTTGTAGATGGCATTGCATCGGGCAAGAAGCTCAGGACGCAGTTGCTCCAGGCTACGCATCTCCTCTTCGGTCATCGGCTGAAACGCGCTGGCCACGCGGACGTTGGATTCCACGTCGGCAATGCTGCGGCAGGACA
The sequence above is drawn from the Armatimonadota bacterium genome and encodes:
- the ypdB gene encoding alpha-mannosidase is translated as MGYRLHVVSHTHWDREWYQPFEIFRLRLVDLIDRLLDLMESDPGFRYFNLDGQGIVLEDYLKIRPENEERLRRLIQEGRITIGPWYVLNDEFLVSGEATVRSLLFGHSVVERFGPVMKVGYLPDQFGNIGQMPQILRGFGIDNCIFGRGWQAVDGRKMEFEWIAPDGSSVLASLMAFWYNNAQDVPEDAEAGAKWAREIRERMAAVSGSRHLLLMNGVDHLEPQYNLSRALESINGALKEDMIEHSTLPRYVQALREEVQAGELKPEPFRGELREDRWGSILAGTLSSRVYLKQANERCQRLLEKFAEPASVWASLVGDGWKYPDGELRYAWKLLMENHPHDSICGCSLDEVHDEMMTRFAKVEQLGEALGERAFRHIADRVDVDGLALVVFNPLTWPRTDVVRATIDVPLGEPARMAPLADPSLDWAALEIMDADGAGVPYTLVSSIKTTRSVNHPERLPMVQWVRRFEVEFIASDVPPMGYRVYRLRKAERMPDFGPPMNARDRASVFAETGTLDVCPGSSPELTLLSDESAVFIPSLAALEDVGDVGDEYNYRRPIRDVRILADAGAGQRRWLVEGPVSCTAEVRSSLRLPESASSDGLGRSERTVDCPVSLKVRAYRGVPRVEVELQVENRARDHRLRALLSSGAEGAEASVAGGAFEAVRRPLHLPADWPATPPPSPFHPMDGWVDVSNSGKGLAVLVDGLREYELCDDEERTLGITLLRCVGVLSGGEEIPHVQHTPGAQCQGEHTFRYALYPHKGDWLQAKVWRHALDYQTGLTAVQVGDLERSRSIERPLRTLPMVHSFVSISDDRLVPSALKREEKGGGLVLRFYNITQEEIGARVTVAGAKRAWRSNLAEERLEELTVTEGGVQYCARTAEIVTLIFEI